The following are encoded together in the Pedobacter sp. D749 genome:
- a CDS encoding S8 family peptidase, which yields MNVNLKKLTFLAFILCVNFSVFAQSKNVQLPANWFNLDLQENGYFGISTEKAYRELLKDKKPKQNVIVAVIDGGVDINHPDLQSVLWTNKKEIPGNGIDDDGNGYIDDIHGWNFIGSKKGNLEFDNLELVRLLRIYTPKYQSTTNLTPLDSTQKEEFKLYKKMVGDFGKKYEDASNTFSVLIAINKVLDSVAKINKKEIPTMADVDQYKADDETEEQVKTIIRKGAKEDGSFEKFYKNIKEGYKQYDAMLKYNLNPKYDMRAELVGDDYSNSYQKDYGNNDVKGPDAFHGTHVSGIIGADRTNSTGILGVANHVSIMAIRVVPTGDERDKDVANGIRYAVDNGARVINMSFGKSYKWDKKAVDSAVKYAELKGVLLVHAAGNDNQNNDIEENFPNKFFDNKEAEKYKEANKKPSKPDFTPPKPMAQNNGMGMRPPYNRPSFVKPAPIDSAKFNLPHANNWIEVGASAYKDDDNLKADFSNYGKYSVDVFAPGFLIKSTVPDNKYEEADGTSMASPVVAGLAGLILSYYPELTPVQVREIIMKSVSKVAHKIKYKNDRGENTRVLFSEICVSGGIVNTYNALKLAESYK from the coding sequence ATGAATGTGAATCTTAAGAAATTAACTTTTCTTGCTTTTATTTTGTGTGTAAATTTTAGTGTTTTTGCTCAAAGTAAAAATGTACAACTCCCTGCAAATTGGTTTAACCTCGATTTACAGGAAAATGGATATTTTGGTATTAGCACGGAGAAAGCTTATCGTGAACTTCTAAAGGATAAAAAACCAAAACAAAACGTTATCGTGGCAGTAATTGATGGTGGTGTTGATATCAATCATCCTGATTTGCAAAGTGTTTTATGGACAAATAAAAAAGAGATTCCTGGAAATGGAATAGACGATGACGGCAACGGTTATATTGATGATATTCATGGCTGGAATTTTATCGGTTCTAAAAAAGGTAATCTGGAGTTCGATAATTTAGAACTGGTGCGTTTGTTAAGAATTTATACTCCGAAGTATCAATCAACAACCAATTTAACTCCTTTAGATAGCACGCAAAAGGAAGAATTTAAGCTTTATAAGAAAATGGTTGGCGATTTTGGTAAAAAATATGAAGATGCCAGCAATACTTTTTCTGTTTTGATTGCCATTAACAAAGTATTAGATTCTGTAGCAAAGATCAATAAAAAAGAGATCCCAACGATGGCGGATGTTGATCAGTATAAAGCTGATGATGAAACTGAAGAGCAGGTAAAAACAATCATCAGAAAAGGGGCTAAAGAAGATGGTAGTTTCGAGAAGTTTTATAAGAACATAAAGGAAGGATATAAGCAATACGATGCAATGCTGAAGTATAACCTAAACCCTAAATACGATATGCGCGCGGAACTGGTTGGCGATGATTATAGCAATTCTTACCAAAAGGATTATGGAAACAACGATGTTAAAGGTCCCGATGCTTTTCATGGTACGCACGTATCGGGCATTATTGGTGCCGATCGTACGAATTCAACAGGTATTTTGGGGGTAGCCAATCATGTAAGTATTATGGCTATCAGGGTAGTGCCTACTGGTGATGAACGGGATAAAGATGTGGCTAATGGCATTAGGTATGCAGTTGATAATGGCGCCAGGGTAATTAATATGAGTTTTGGCAAAAGTTACAAGTGGGATAAAAAAGCAGTAGATTCGGCGGTAAAATACGCAGAACTTAAAGGTGTATTGTTGGTACATGCAGCCGGAAACGACAACCAGAACAACGATATTGAAGAGAATTTCCCGAATAAGTTTTTTGACAATAAAGAGGCAGAAAAGTACAAGGAAGCCAATAAAAAACCCAGCAAGCCAGATTTTACGCCACCTAAGCCTATGGCACAAAATAACGGAATGGGCATGAGACCACCTTATAACCGCCCTTCATTCGTAAAGCCTGCACCAATCGACTCAGCAAAGTTTAATCTACCCCATGCTAATAATTGGATTGAAGTGGGTGCAAGTGCTTATAAAGATGATGATAATCTAAAAGCCGATTTCTCTAATTATGGCAAGTACAGCGTTGATGTTTTTGCACCAGGGTTTTTGATCAAATCGACAGTGCCAGATAATAAATATGAAGAAGCTGATGGAACAAGTATGGCTTCGCCGGTTGTTGCTGGTTTAGCTGGTTTAATTTTAAGCTATTATCCAGAATTAACACCTGTTCAGGTAAGAGAAATAATCATGAAATCGGTTTCGAAAGTAGCACATAAGATAAAATACAAGAATGATAGAGGGGAGAACACCCGTGTGCTTTTTAGCGAAATATGTGTGAGCGGAGGTATTGTAAATACTTATAACGCACTTAAATTGGCAGAGTCGTATAAATAA
- a CDS encoding polysaccharide deacetylase family protein: MVLLSFDIEEFDMPFEYGKEISFEDQIAISRAGTIAILDILDKYSVKATFFCTVTFAENIPDLIKRITETGHELASHGYYHSDFKPEHLLQSKLKLEELSGKEITGYRMARMMPVDEKEIEKAGYTYNTSINPTYLPGRYNNFNISRTHFIKDNVLQIPASVSPMVRFPLFWLSFHNLPLSIYKTLASWTYKKDKYLNIYFHPWEFTDLNDFERFGFPGYVRKNTGIKMIERMEALISWMKHKNYPFGTFQEFIKTLVS; the protein is encoded by the coding sequence ATGGTACTGTTAAGTTTTGATATCGAAGAGTTTGACATGCCTTTTGAATACGGAAAAGAAATCTCCTTTGAAGATCAGATTGCCATTTCGAGAGCAGGGACTATCGCTATTTTAGACATTTTGGATAAATATAGTGTGAAAGCTACTTTTTTCTGCACGGTTACTTTTGCCGAAAATATACCTGATCTGATTAAGCGGATTACTGAAACAGGGCATGAACTGGCCTCTCACGGTTATTATCATTCTGATTTTAAACCTGAACACCTGCTTCAATCTAAGCTCAAACTCGAAGAACTTTCAGGTAAAGAAATTACAGGTTACCGCATGGCGAGAATGATGCCTGTTGATGAAAAGGAGATTGAAAAGGCTGGATACACGTACAACACATCCATCAATCCAACTTATCTACCCGGACGCTATAATAATTTTAATATTTCGCGAACGCATTTTATTAAAGATAATGTTTTGCAGATCCCTGCTTCTGTTAGCCCGATGGTCCGGTTCCCGCTATTCTGGCTCTCTTTCCACAATCTTCCTTTAAGCATTTACAAAACCTTAGCCAGTTGGACTTATAAAAAGGATAAATACCTGAATATATATTTTCACCCCTGGGAATTTACCGATTTAAATGATTTCGAACGCTTTGGCTTCCCTGGTTATGTAAGGAAGAATACAGGTATAAAAATGATCGAACGTATGGAAGCGCTAATTTCGTGGATGAAGCATAAAAATTATCCGTTTGGCACCTTTCAGGAGTTTATTAAAACCCTGGTTTCGTAG
- a CDS encoding glycosyltransferase family 2 protein, which translates to MNKLVSIVIPAYNEADNIFVITESIKKVFSTINYDYEIILVDDGSADHTLETIKEYASTAGNIFFLEFSKNFGHQLAVKAGMDHAFGDCVISMDCDMQHPPELIPQMLQKWQEGFEVVYTIREEDKNLSKGKRSSSSLFYKTLNWLSDIDLEPGAADFRLLDRKVVSVFRNFHENEPFLRGLVKWLGFKQYAIRYNPAARFSGNSKYTFKKMLRLALHGVTSFSIKPLYSAVYLGFILSFASVLYIPYIIYAFVNHVEVSGWASVIMTIVFFGGLQLIILGIIGIYVGKMFMQTKNRPNYIIRSTNIQQK; encoded by the coding sequence ATGAATAAATTAGTTTCTATAGTAATCCCTGCTTACAACGAAGCCGATAATATTTTTGTAATAACCGAAAGTATTAAAAAAGTTTTTTCAACCATCAATTACGATTATGAAATTATCCTGGTGGATGATGGAAGCGCCGATCATACCCTCGAAACAATAAAAGAATACGCTTCAACTGCTGGCAACATATTCTTTCTCGAATTCTCCAAAAATTTTGGTCATCAATTGGCAGTTAAAGCAGGTATGGACCATGCGTTTGGCGATTGCGTAATTTCTATGGACTGCGATATGCAACATCCTCCTGAGTTAATTCCCCAAATGTTGCAGAAGTGGCAGGAAGGCTTCGAAGTGGTGTACACCATCAGAGAAGAAGATAAGAATTTATCAAAAGGAAAAAGAAGCTCCTCAAGCTTATTTTATAAAACCTTAAACTGGTTATCAGATATTGATCTTGAGCCAGGTGCTGCCGATTTCCGCTTACTTGATCGAAAAGTTGTAAGTGTTTTCAGGAATTTTCATGAAAATGAGCCATTTTTACGTGGTTTGGTAAAGTGGCTTGGCTTTAAGCAGTATGCCATTCGTTACAATCCTGCAGCACGTTTTTCGGGAAATAGCAAATATACTTTTAAAAAGATGTTAAGGCTGGCGCTACATGGCGTTACCTCATTCAGTATAAAACCCCTATATTCTGCGGTATACCTTGGTTTCATTCTTTCCTTTGCATCTGTACTGTATATCCCTTACATTATCTACGCATTTGTAAACCATGTAGAAGTTTCTGGCTGGGCATCAGTAATTATGACCATCGTCTTTTTTGGGGGACTACAGCTTATTATCTTGGGTATTATAGGCATTTATGTAGGTAAGATGTTTATGCAAACTAAAAATCGTCCAAATTATATTATCCGTTCAACCAATATCCAGCAAAAATAA
- a CDS encoding glycosyltransferase family 87 protein, giving the protein MNTYTKTNLGKLSSLLLKKQCVFAIYLLLALVAGFKQYHHHSYNNYLIFKYVYWHTIDLENLYNNYPEYFDSNHYGPVFSIFIAPFALLPDGLGCILWNIANIAILLWGIYSLPISLNKRTIIAWICANETLTALFSFQFNIALTGLILLSFSHLIKKKEVQSAFFIAFGTLVKLYGIVGLAFFFFTKNKLKFIIGGLIAFAVLFVLPMVISSPAFVIQSYSDWYHSLAHKNDLNASLTSFQDISLMGIVRRATGNVNIPNLPFLLGGLILFALPYLRIKQYKHIGFRLMLLASTLIFTVIFSSGSESPTYIIAFAGVAIWFMVQQNPKKGLIIALFIFAFILTSLSPTDIFPRPVKEFIRLYSLKALPCVIIWLTIIYQMMKEDFESYLIADK; this is encoded by the coding sequence ATGAACACTTACACAAAAACTAATCTTGGTAAACTGTCCTCATTACTTTTAAAAAAGCAATGTGTATTTGCCATTTATCTCCTATTGGCTCTTGTAGCTGGTTTTAAGCAATACCATCACCATTCCTATAATAATTACCTGATTTTTAAATATGTATACTGGCATACCATCGATTTAGAGAATTTATACAATAATTATCCTGAATACTTTGATAGTAACCATTATGGTCCTGTGTTTTCGATTTTCATAGCGCCTTTTGCCTTATTACCTGATGGATTGGGCTGTATACTTTGGAACATCGCCAATATTGCCATATTACTTTGGGGAATTTACAGCCTACCCATTTCACTTAACAAGCGAACCATAATTGCATGGATCTGTGCAAATGAAACATTAACTGCACTTTTCAGCTTTCAGTTTAACATTGCACTAACAGGATTAATATTACTAAGTTTCTCCCATCTGATTAAAAAGAAGGAAGTACAATCGGCTTTTTTTATCGCCTTCGGCACATTGGTTAAACTTTACGGAATTGTTGGATTGGCATTTTTCTTCTTCACTAAAAATAAGTTAAAATTTATCATAGGCGGCTTAATCGCTTTTGCAGTACTTTTTGTTTTACCAATGGTAATTTCATCTCCGGCATTTGTAATTCAATCATATAGCGACTGGTACCATTCCCTAGCCCATAAAAATGACTTAAATGCATCATTAACTTCATTTCAGGATATTTCTTTAATGGGGATCGTAAGGAGAGCAACAGGAAACGTAAACATTCCCAATCTCCCGTTTTTATTAGGTGGTCTTATATTATTTGCTTTGCCCTATTTACGGATAAAGCAATATAAACACATTGGCTTTAGGTTAATGTTATTGGCATCAACCCTTATTTTTACCGTTATATTTAGCAGTGGTTCTGAATCCCCAACCTATATTATTGCTTTCGCAGGTGTTGCCATTTGGTTTATGGTGCAGCAAAACCCAAAAAAAGGGTTGATAATTGCCTTGTTTATTTTTGCATTTATATTAACCAGCCTGTCGCCAACCGATATTTTCCCAAGGCCGGTAAAAGAATTTATTCGTCTATATTCTCTTAAAGCCCTACCTTGCGTTATCATTTGGCTAACCATAATTTACCAGATGATGAAAGAGGATTTTGAGTCTTATCTGATTGCCGATAAATGA
- a CDS encoding alpha-L-arabinofuranosidase C-terminal domain-containing protein: MERKFWLLAALILAVVNVSAINKKPINEPDSAYLFAYNANGLRFAWSLDKKNWTPIGNDYTYLKSDYGRWGSEKKMITPFLMQGKNGLWVCIWSLNDHTLQFATSSSKDLVNWSPQNYPYVKQGKNVLRPIIKYDGNLDEYTVTYADANEKYFQTKTKDLKHYSPVKEVPASAYLNGSTTVNLSNATNGQVHRLPWKVILGLKKAYELKDYKNKQDRETTKDDAQRFAGLKNVEAKITFHPGKAKAISNMLTGVFFEDLNYAADGGLYAELIQNRDFEYHPRDKEYKDQNWNSSYAWILKGDRATMKIDSISPIHPNNPHYAVLDIPLAGAFFLNSGFDGIALKKGETYDFSLSAKLLNTKKVNLEVRLVSDKQGILAKSNVNITSSNWKTEALTLVSSADVTDAKLEIVISNPGRIAIDMVSLFPKHTFKGRKNGLRADLAQTIGDIHPRFVRFPGGCLAHGDGIANIYKWKNSIGPLAARKPDRNLWGYHQTMGLGYYEYFQFCEDIGAAPVPVVAAGVPCQNSATGGGGQQGGIPMSEMGQYIQDIVDLIEYANGDVKTEWGKKRAEAGHPKPFNLKYIGIGNEDQITEVFAERFTMIYKALRKSHPEITIIGTAGPFYEGTDYEAGWQIASNLNVPIIDEHYYQSPGWFINNQNFYDSYDRSKSKVYLGEYAASLPGGNRTNLETSLAEALYLISLERNGDVVSMASYAPLIAKEGHTQWDPDLIYFNNAEVKPTIGYFVQQLYGQNAGDEYIPSTVVLSSNQENVNKRMACSMVKDAKTGDLIIKLVNLLPVTVKTSLDLNQQQLGKSAIKTVISGNPADKKAVPVMTTIDTDASRQLELPAYSFTVLRFKAH; this comes from the coding sequence ATGGAAAGAAAATTTTGGCTTCTTGCAGCGCTGATTTTAGCCGTAGTAAATGTATCTGCCATAAATAAAAAACCAATCAACGAGCCCGATTCGGCTTATTTATTTGCTTATAATGCAAACGGACTTCGATTTGCCTGGAGTTTAGATAAAAAGAACTGGACTCCAATAGGAAACGATTATACCTATCTGAAAAGCGATTATGGCCGATGGGGAAGCGAAAAAAAAATGATAACGCCTTTTCTTATGCAGGGCAAAAACGGACTTTGGGTGTGTATTTGGAGCCTGAATGACCATACGCTACAGTTTGCCACCTCAAGTTCGAAAGATCTTGTAAACTGGAGCCCGCAAAACTATCCTTATGTAAAGCAAGGTAAAAATGTTTTGCGTCCAATTATTAAATATGATGGTAACCTAGATGAATATACGGTAACTTATGCAGATGCTAACGAAAAATATTTCCAAACGAAAACCAAAGATTTAAAACATTACAGCCCTGTAAAAGAAGTGCCTGCTTCAGCTTATCTCAATGGGAGTACAACAGTTAATCTATCCAATGCAACTAACGGACAAGTGCATCGTTTACCATGGAAAGTTATTCTGGGCTTAAAAAAAGCATATGAACTAAAAGATTACAAAAACAAACAAGATAGAGAAACTACTAAGGATGATGCACAACGTTTTGCTGGGCTTAAAAATGTGGAGGCAAAAATAACTTTCCATCCCGGTAAAGCAAAAGCGATCAGCAATATGCTAACAGGTGTATTTTTCGAAGATTTAAATTATGCAGCTGACGGCGGTTTGTATGCCGAACTGATCCAAAACCGGGATTTTGAATATCACCCCCGTGATAAAGAATACAAAGACCAAAACTGGAACAGCAGTTATGCCTGGATATTGAAGGGTGATCGCGCTACCATGAAAATAGATTCAATTTCGCCAATTCATCCCAATAATCCGCACTATGCGGTTTTGGATATTCCCCTTGCAGGAGCATTCTTTCTTAATAGTGGTTTCGATGGAATAGCTTTGAAAAAAGGCGAAACTTATGATTTTTCGTTATCAGCAAAGCTATTGAATACAAAAAAGGTAAATCTCGAAGTAAGGCTGGTAAGTGATAAACAGGGAATTTTGGCTAAATCAAATGTAAACATCACTTCTAGCAACTGGAAAACAGAAGCATTAACTTTGGTATCTTCTGCAGATGTGACTGATGCAAAACTCGAAATCGTGATTAGCAATCCTGGGCGTATTGCAATTGATATGGTTTCGTTGTTTCCAAAGCATACTTTTAAAGGCCGGAAAAATGGATTAAGGGCAGATCTCGCTCAAACCATTGGAGATATACACCCTCGTTTTGTACGTTTTCCAGGAGGTTGTCTTGCGCATGGTGATGGTATAGCCAACATCTACAAATGGAAAAACTCAATTGGTCCCTTAGCCGCGCGTAAACCAGATCGAAACCTTTGGGGCTACCATCAAACCATGGGGCTTGGTTATTACGAGTACTTTCAATTCTGCGAAGATATTGGTGCTGCACCCGTTCCGGTAGTAGCTGCCGGTGTACCCTGCCAAAATTCAGCTACAGGTGGTGGTGGTCAACAGGGTGGTATACCAATGAGTGAAATGGGGCAATATATACAAGATATTGTAGATTTAATAGAATATGCCAATGGTGATGTAAAAACCGAATGGGGTAAAAAACGTGCTGAAGCAGGCCATCCAAAACCATTTAACCTGAAATATATAGGCATTGGCAATGAAGACCAGATTACTGAAGTATTTGCTGAACGGTTTACGATGATCTATAAAGCACTGAGAAAATCGCATCCCGAGATTACAATTATTGGTACTGCAGGTCCGTTTTACGAAGGAACTGATTATGAAGCTGGCTGGCAAATTGCTTCAAACCTTAACGTTCCTATTATTGATGAACATTATTACCAATCGCCGGGTTGGTTTATCAATAATCAAAATTTTTACGACAGTTACGATCGTTCTAAATCGAAAGTTTACCTCGGCGAATATGCTGCAAGTTTACCTGGAGGTAATAGAACGAACCTGGAAACGTCACTTGCTGAAGCACTATACCTTATTTCTCTGGAGCGCAATGGTGATGTGGTGAGTATGGCATCTTATGCGCCACTTATCGCTAAAGAGGGGCATACGCAATGGGATCCTGACCTGATTTATTTTAATAATGCAGAGGTAAAACCCACAATTGGCTATTTCGTACAACAATTATACGGACAGAATGCTGGTGATGAGTATATCCCATCAACTGTGGTTCTTTCTTCAAACCAGGAAAATGTAAATAAACGGATGGCCTGTTCGATGGTTAAAGATGCCAAAACCGGCGATTTGATAATTAAACTTGTTAACCTGCTTCCGGTTACCGTGAAAACCTCGCTCGATTTAAATCAGCAACAACTTGGAAAAAGTGCCATCAAAACTGTAATTTCAGGTAACCCGGCAGATAAAAAAGCTGTTCCGGTTATGACAACAATCGATACAGATGCAAGCAGACAACTTGAGCTACCGGCTTACTCTTTTACCGTTTTAAGATTTAAAGCGCATTAG
- a CDS encoding potassium-transporting ATPase subunit F encodes MIALFIIAIAVFIYMIYVLIKPEKF; translated from the coding sequence ATGATCGCATTATTTATTATCGCCATCGCCGTATTTATCTATATGATTTACGTGCTGATCAAACCCGAAAAATTTTAA
- the kdpA gene encoding potassium-transporting ATPase subunit KdpA, with the protein MNTELTGIIATFLLTLVIAIPLGKYLAKVFAGEKVWTDFLKPLETGIYKLSGINIKEQMNWKQQLKALLTINILWLFYGFFVLIFQDKLPFNPDGNPGMTPDLAFNTIISFVANCNLQHYSGESGVSYLTQQYVLMFLQFVSAATGIAAAVVLFKAFRDKTTTELGNFWEFFVKSITRLLLPLSFVMALILTFSGTPASYDGKDKFISLQGDTVNVSRGPAAQMIAIKHLGTNGGGYFGANSAHPFENPSYFTDMVELIAQVIIPIAMVIAFGYFIRRKKLAWTIFGVMTIGLFMLLIPMLSSELGGNPALAKMGISQTTGAMEGKEVRFGPAASAYWSTVTTIISTGSVNGMHDSTMPMSGTWQLLGMMINSFYGGCGVGLLNYFIYLIVAVFISGLMVGRTPEFLGHKVEAREIKIAAIITLLSPFLILAGTAIASYIFTSHGNAAWAVQPKSWLNNPGFHGFSEMLYEMTSSNANNGSGFEGLGDNNMFWNVSTGIVIFLGRFLPIIGPVAIAGLLGAKKFIPESAGTLKTDTKTFALMTFAVIIVLNALSYFPALALGPLAEYFTMLK; encoded by the coding sequence ATGAATACTGAATTAACCGGCATTATTGCCACATTTCTGCTCACCCTGGTTATCGCCATCCCTTTGGGTAAATACCTGGCCAAGGTTTTTGCAGGAGAAAAAGTCTGGACAGATTTTTTAAAACCATTGGAAACTGGTATTTACAAGCTTTCCGGAATCAATATTAAAGAACAAATGAACTGGAAACAGCAGTTAAAAGCACTGCTTACCATTAATATTCTCTGGTTGTTTTATGGTTTTTTTGTGCTCATTTTTCAGGATAAGCTTCCATTCAATCCAGATGGAAATCCTGGGATGACACCTGACCTCGCTTTTAACACCATTATCAGCTTTGTTGCCAATTGTAACCTGCAGCATTATTCTGGAGAGAGTGGCGTAAGTTACCTTACCCAGCAATATGTGCTCATGTTTCTTCAGTTTGTAAGTGCTGCAACAGGTATTGCTGCTGCTGTAGTTCTTTTTAAAGCTTTTAGAGATAAAACAACAACGGAACTTGGTAATTTCTGGGAATTTTTTGTGAAATCAATTACCCGTTTATTGTTGCCTTTGTCATTTGTAATGGCTTTAATCTTAACTTTTAGCGGTACACCTGCAAGTTACGATGGTAAAGATAAATTCATTTCTCTACAGGGCGATACGGTTAATGTTTCGAGAGGACCGGCTGCTCAAATGATTGCCATTAAACATCTGGGTACAAATGGCGGAGGTTATTTTGGGGCCAATTCTGCACATCCATTTGAAAACCCAAGTTACTTTACCGATATGGTTGAGTTGATTGCTCAGGTCATTATTCCAATTGCCATGGTAATTGCTTTCGGTTATTTTATCCGCAGGAAAAAATTGGCCTGGACTATTTTTGGGGTCATGACCATCGGTTTGTTTATGTTGCTCATCCCTATGCTTAGTTCAGAACTGGGTGGAAATCCAGCTTTGGCAAAAATGGGTATTTCACAAACTACAGGAGCAATGGAAGGAAAAGAAGTTCGCTTCGGTCCGGCTGCCTCTGCTTACTGGTCAACGGTAACTACGATTATTTCTACGGGTTCTGTAAACGGTATGCACGATAGTACCATGCCTATGTCGGGTACATGGCAGTTACTTGGAATGATGATCAACTCATTTTATGGCGGTTGTGGTGTAGGTTTATTGAATTATTTCATCTACCTGATCGTTGCTGTATTTATTTCGGGATTGATGGTAGGGAGAACACCAGAATTTCTTGGCCATAAGGTAGAAGCCAGAGAGATTAAGATTGCGGCCATTATTACTTTGCTGAGTCCGTTTTTGATCCTTGCCGGTACAGCCATTGCAAGTTATATTTTTACCAGTCATGGCAATGCTGCCTGGGCTGTTCAACCTAAAAGCTGGCTCAATAATCCTGGTTTCCACGGGTTCTCTGAGATGCTGTATGAAATGACTTCATCAAATGCTAACAATGGTTCGGGATTTGAAGGATTGGGAGATAACAATATGTTCTGGAATGTATCCACTGGTATTGTGATTTTCTTAGGTCGTTTCTTACCGATTATTGGCCCGGTTGCTATTGCCGGATTACTGGGAGCCAAAAAATTCATCCCTGAATCGGCCGGTACGCTTAAAACAGATACCAAAACTTTCGCACTGATGACTTTTGCGGTGATTATCGTGTTAAATGCACTTTCTTATTTTCCTGCCCTGGCTTTAGGTCCTTTGGCAGAATATTTTACCATGCTTAAATAA